acatcaCCTTACAcacttttttgtttgtttttttttttttttagtaatttccccccgtaacaaaataaaagaagttaATGCATACAATTGGCTCTCAGAAGAATGCCCTCTGAACTTTCAACTccataaaattttgtcaaaaaaataatttttgattcACATTCTTAATATCCCATAGAGTTTGTTTAATACGGGTCATTCCTCTAAGGCAATTTGGggaaaatattgttaaaataaatccCACTCTCTGTCCACAACAGACATAcgacataattaaaatttttatacatcaaAGAAATGCGACATAATTCTTCGTACAtagtgtaatattttataatagtttTCATTGGTCCAGTTGTGTTGTAGAAACGTGGAAGGCAACGTTGTCGTCTGATAATCTGGTGAAACGATACTAGATTCGCACAAATGCGGATGATATTGATGGACTTACGCTTAGCCTAACTTAAAAGTTTGTTGTTTCCATAGTAATAAGGCTCGTgcttattttttcttgttcttATTAGCTTGATTTTTGTATTTGGCTGCAGTTGTTAATTTGGCATTCTTCTTCTTGGGTTCATCTTCATCGTCTTCCTCATCTTCTGGCTCCTAACATGTTAAAGtaacaaatagaatataactatgtaaatattttgcaaagttTCAAGTACTAGTGTTACATTAAAATGGAAACCTAGATgcgaaattttgttttataagagATTGTATTGTTTACTGACATTCTAATGCATTTCCTGTTCCTATAATACTAAAACTGTAAGTTGAacagaaaaaatggaaaaaggaggaaacaTGATAAGTAAGGAATAAAAGCAACTATTTCAAAATGGGATGATTTATtatggaaaaaaagaaaagtcacATGGAATGAAAATACAAACGCAGAAAGTTATATCCACGACTTTCATTTATTCCTCAATCTTCAGTGCCCTCCCACCCTCCCCCCGCACCCCCCCGGGGAAATTTTAAGTCATATAATGGGATTTTAAAATACTCTTGGTAAAACTTGTTTTTCGGGGATGATTGAATAGcagcattttaatattaggaCTCTATTTGTCTACAGCTTCATCCATCTTGGCACGCTTCGTGCCATTTTTTTTACCCTCTGCagaatgttttcttttcttttgcagTGCCTGAAATTTGTATTCCTAgtatatagaaaatgaaatactatCACTTctggtaatatacataataaaagcATAACAAGGACTGTTAATATCAAGTtgatctatttatatataattgcttCAGTCGAAAATATTCCGCATTTTCCATATATCAATTCTTAAAAAGATCTTATGCAAGCCTAATTAGAATGTCAGTTATTAATacaatcttttctttaattgtaattttctcaataacttttaatatgtacatattatctATATCGTTACTCCAGATTAATCATTATGATTTCTATACCTTATCATCATCGTCATCATCGATGTTCTCCTCTTCCATTTCATCATCCATATCATCAAACTCCTCCATGTGTGTACCTGAAAAATCCAAATTAGCATGGTATGGTTTATTTCAACACCTTTAATTTCATATGCATTTTctaagaaaacaaacaaaatgtTCTTGACAAATTATTGTGAAACAATTATCATAACTAGATAAAAGAGCtctgaaatatgtatttccgTAAATTTAACGTTTGAAGATCTTGTACGAATACTTTTGCAGTTCGAGTTTCCATCTAAATTTGCTATATTGTCGTTATCACAACCGTTAAAAGGCGTCCAGTTGCAATTATCGCCCTTCTCTATGtaatgtttaaatttaatacaattgaTTACTCGTAAAAAGGGTATCGATGCCTTATATgcattttattagaaatttaattgtacaaataaGACGTTAAATTTTTGCTAGAAAAAGTATCCTAAATTCGATATGGCAATAGACAATATTCATTCTTACCAAGTAGATTATGTCCTACTATGTGAACAGGACCACTTCCTTTAACCAAAGTAAATGTGACTGGAGGGTCAGGAAAACTGAGATCCAGAATAATCTGTGCAGTTTTCCCCATCTCCAGCAGGGCAATTGGTGTTTTGATGGGTCCTTTTAACCCCATTGCTTCAACTTGTAATACATTAAGTTCGCCGGGTTTAGCCTCTGGACCTAGCAGAGcctataaaatacataaaaaatatatatatatatatatacatatgcatgtatatagaaattacagtGTTTTATATAAGGCAATAACAACAAGAACCACAATTGTGTACAATTATTACacaaatttatgaaagaaatCCCATTTATGTAGAAATAAGATCTTTATCCTAATCAATTGTAAAATATGACTACTATGAACAGTTATAAACacttctataaaaaaaaaaaatcttggCAAACATTCTTAATTTGCATACGTTTATAAACGTTGGATTGTTTATCTATAATtagcgaatatttttatattaaaatatatgtaaataatatacattcaCGAAACAAACATCAAGATCACAAATCTTCattgctttcgtttctcgaAAATTCGGAAACAAAAAGAGGGTTCTAGCgcgtgaaaataaagaatggaGGCTATAATAAAGAGCAGCATGTTAATTTCGTATTACGATTAAAAATTCGCGCGCAAACCTAACAAGAAGTGATGAAAGCGCTCGAAAAATCATGATTGCTAGTGACGCCAAATATTGgtcatatatttttgcacgGTTAATAGATACATATACGAAATATTGGCGAGTTTGTAAAAATACAGCAACTTCGTATGGAAATAAATCAGAGATATACATCGCAAATCGAATAAAAGGGCCGTTCTCGATGAAATCGCGCGTTAATGAAAATCCGTTACTCTTAACCGAACACGACGAAAAGCAAACGAAACGTATATAATGTATCAAGcagcaataaaaaatatatatatataacacaaATTTCCAGCGaatttctatcgatattttttacttacCATTTTTATGATCAGCTTCTGATCTGCACCGAAATGTTGGTTTGTTCCGTCTGCGTCGTCGTTTTTGTGCTCCGGATCCCATACCTCGCTAGAATTCAGTCCTTCGAGGGTAATTCCTGGACACAGAAATCACAAGAGTACGCACACGGAATATCGTAAATGCTTGCCGTTGTAGCAtagtttgataaaaaaaatcaaGTTCGTTAGCTCTTTAGGGGACAATGGGGACTCCTCGTCACAATGGCCGAAAACCAGCCGGCGTCTCGACCATAATACCGCTCGCGTCGAATGGCCAATGACGACGAAAGTAATAGCGTGCTCCATAAAATAAAGGAGCCACAACGTTTCCGATAACACAGCTTCTAATATTTACCATAAAGATACTCTTCTGCCATGACGATCGACTTGATATTAAAGGATTTTCGTTAGTAGAAGTATAGAAGCAACCCGTTGGAGTGTGCGTGCCGAACGAGAGTAGAGAAGCCAAAGACGCCGCGCGCACAACGTTCGCTGCGCGAAGAACAGTGGTCGCACGTGCTAGACGAACGCGTAGCAAATGAGTTTCACGTACTCAGCCTTGCGCGCCTAGAATACGTTCTTCTCTTTGATTGGTCGATGTACTTTCAACTATCATCAACAGCGTTGCCATCTAATATCACGAACTACACCGAAGACTTTTCGACGGGTATTATTTACCCCTTCCCCACGCCACCAATATTCTACCGGTTATGAAAGAAATGAgtcgaatgaaaaatgtaactGTTCAAGTTCActctttttatcattattcttGGCCGATAAATGTAAGAATCTCCCGCAagataacaaaaaattaagcGTATAAATTATTCCTAAACAGAaggttatatatataagtatatccTGATATACCTTAATCCCTATTTGATGTAAACATGAAAgatttaattatcgaatttttagtaaaatattacttcTCCTTCAAAATAGTGAAATATACAACTATGTGATTACTTTCAATCCTTTTTCtctaagaaaataataaagaaatttagtattacatatttacgaatgtatatttttgaaaagtacCAAAATATTTTGTCTGTTATATATACCAATCTcaagtaattatttaaaaacgacTAATATACAGTAATACAATTTGAATGGAAAATTTGGCAACGTCGTGCTGAACGACTATTGGTCTACGTAGGCCCTAGTGGCAAGACATGAAACTAACATTGACACACTAACTGAATAAATATCGGACGCAACACGTGAATAATACTTAAATTGAACAAAAGCGCGATGAAAGAAACTCGTAGgacaattgaaaattttctgtaatacagttaacaaaatatcattaagaaaattttaacaatcttATGAAAAGTCATTGCCGTATCTTGAGAAAAGTCGTAGCCCTCGGTTAACCACAGGAAAAGATGAGAATGCAATCCAATATGATTATTCCAACTTGTTTACTTTTGTTACCGGTAGTTCTCGGAGTCCTTGAGAAAAATGCAACGAAATTTGTACCAACTCGAGAATGGCAAACTGTAAAAAAAGGTAagcaaacatttatttaatttcgttctaCGTAGATTCTGGGACTACTTTTTTACGCAACTGATTGTTCTCTTCCTAAGACCACGTCAGTCAAACTTGACATCGCGGTTTCTTCGAGACAATATGTCTGTAGCATTCAGGCCATTTTCTTACGTGCAGGACCGTTAAGTTCacaaagaatttttatctaaacttcttatttattatcgtttcaAATATATGCAACTTATCcaaatacgatattttataacttatacCACAGTGACGtatagagaattttatttaaaggtGCAAATAGATTggtcatttatttcatttttcaatttaataatttaattattcattcatAAAAGAGATATCGATTTATGTTCTTGTTATATTAATTCTccttttaattcatttaattcattAGGTACACCTGTACCTCCAGGATTACATGTTCGACACAATTTTCAAACTGGAGTAACAGAAGCTAAATTAATGGACAATAACGatatagaagaagaagattcgAACAAAAATTTGAGCAGTATGAATACAAATTCTTTAGTATTGCATCCTGAAAACACAATCCTTGAAGAAAAAGATCATGTACCAACAGAAAAGACTGATTTGTTTAATTACTCGATCAAAGAATTGAAAGATagattgaaaaaaatgaaacaagagGGTGAAGATTTTCCAGAAATAGATGTAATTACTTTTAACTATAGTctccgtataacgtataatgaatttgtttaaatcgtttataaatatttctagatCGAACACTCGAAAAAGATAAGGCAAAAATTTAGAGACTACGAAGCTTTgaagaaagaatttaaatCGTTTGAAATAAACATTACTGTTAGCGATTCGGACTTGTTAAGTAGCTacattaaaaagtttcaaactTATAAAAAAAGAGTCACTATGGGAATTTTAACAACTgcagaaatagaaagaattttagatattttgtataatttagaaTACCTGCTTCATCACATTGATAATGCCAAAGCTTTTGCTGATATGGAAGggtatgtataaaaataatttttttttctaacgaAATATCAACATCAAAGCCATTTTCTCATGATTTCTCAATTGCagtatgaataaaattatatctccGTGCCTCAATGGAACGAACAACGAAATAAAGATCGAAGCTTTGAGACTTCTGGGTGCAGCTGTCCAATCTAATCCTAAAGTACAATTAAAAGCACTGGAAAATGATCTTGTTCAAAAACTTTTACATATATTGTCTACAAGTAGTAAAACAGACTTGAGGTCAAGATGTCTCTTTGCTTTGGGTGCTCTGATAAGGCAGTTTCCAATAGCACAAAAAGTGTGGGTCGATCACGGaggaatagaaatatttgggCAAATTTTAGTCGATGGACAATTACAAGTACAAATGAAAGttatgaaattaatcaatGATTTAATTGTAGAGAGGCAgcatatagaatatattaccGATGTTACACAACAAGAACTAAGAGTAAAGGCATATTCCGCCGCTGATAtcgagagaaaattattaaaatattcatattgcGATCGCTTAAGCAATCTAATGATAACAAGCTTCAAAATTGATCTTAGTGATTTGTTGAGAACTAATTATGAATTCCTTAAAACTATTTCTGATAGCATGATCACTGCTGCTCCCATTTGTATTGACAAGTGGAGAATACATAAAGACGAATTTCTTCCTATTATACAGCACATATTGGATTTACATCATGACTTGAATGTACTAATAGGCATGCTTCAAACACTCGAAACTACCCACGATGAGTTATAGAGAGGAAGGGAAGATAAAATGTTCGTTATGACTGAGTTCCagtatttatttcatgttGTGTAGATATAATTGTACAAAGTTTTCGTGTGTGATGAAGAAAATCGTTGgcatattttgaatattggCCGTGGATATTTCACAAGCATTGTTATCAAATTATTACAGGTTTTAATGGATGGATGTACAATGTATCATAAGAAAagcgtgtgtgtatatatgcaaattagaaaattattctgtacatatatgtaagaAATCTGAGTTACCCATCCagtaaatgtaaatgaaagtGTCATgtctttttatgttttaagaaaattatttaataaattattttttactgttCACATTTGTGttgttttatagaaaaaaaattgttcaaaaatatatatcatagaataaaatactttatttacaaataatagcGATTACATACGAACAGTTTGTTCGTGAAGTCAtagtttatagaaaatatacttGCCAAATCGCTGATTAAACTAACTTCGTAATTCCGGATTTCTATTTACATGTGCTTAAAAACGACGCTCATGTATCAAGGTCTCTGTTGTAAAAGAATAATCCTTTAAGTACAAGGATTGCGTTTTGTTCGGTTTATAAAACCAGCACCTTTAGATAATACACGAGACTATGGAGAATAGATGGAATCTCCGTTCGATAGCTCATTTAATTCGTAAACTTCCCTAAAATACTTGAGTTTAcataatcttttaaattttattaaatacaatgaCTCTATATCTACATACCAATTTTACAGATTTTACATAATATCTTTCGCATATTGTTCATCATCAGGAATATGTTATTTCCTCCTTTCGCAATAAGGTAGTTAAGAGTTCAATACATTAGGaacttaaaatatacatttgtcGGAATGATCGAACAAACCGATAGATGTACCCACAAAAtatactatttttctttttgcgtaatttacaatctttttttttgagtttcaattttttttaacagtAAACGAGGAAGCATAAACATTATGTACACGATGATGTTTTACAACGTGAAAGTCAATTACACGTCAATACTGGTTTCACAGTGTAACGCCTAGATAACGAAGTTTAAGTGCAAAGTAAGTCGATATCGTAGAAACGGAATGACGTTTCATGCAACAAGTTTTCGATTGTTTATGGAGGaacatacgtatatttatgtataaactATGCCAGGTTTGTAACAGAGAATCCCTTAATGCAACAATATAGATGGATAATACCGAATTGCCGATAATACGATCCCCGATAAAcgatcgaaaaatataaaagtaacttGTACAGATATCCCTGTTTTCTTTGTCTCTCGCTATCAGAAGAACATTAATTACCGCAGAAGGAGATcgacgttatttttatttatcgaattatctAAACGTGAAcgtatttcaaatatacagATGACTATGAAGTTTTATATGAAACTAAAatcagtaaaaaaaaaagtaatttctaCATGAATTTGGTCAGTCGTTAACCGTCGTTCTTCGTTTCCTCTGTCTCCCGGCGTGGATGCACCATCATTGAGCAACAAGTATTACGCGATAGAATTTCTTATGGCAAATTCGAATGACTTGTCTCGACACGTATCAAGGAACgttaatataacaaaaactTACACTCGACACGTGTCGATGTACATTGACAAGTAGTACTTGATACTACTGCTAAACGAAGTAACTCTATTAATCGAaaaaaatcgttaaaaatgcCATAATGGCGATACCAAAGAGTAACGCGACTATTTGTTTCAAAGATTCCTTGGGACTGGTAGTTTCCTTAAGCAGTTCAGGTAAAATGGTGACCATGCTGATATGAAGGAAGCCACCCGCGGTGAAGGGCAATATCCAACCTGTTTTCGCTCCTAAAGAAATACAATAGTCACAAatcttaaaaatgtatattcatTGAGCGAAGAAATTCTTAAGCCGTTGTCCTTACAATTTTAAAGAAGCGATACCTACCTACTTCACCGCCAGAGAAAATTATTGCGGTCATGGCTCCAAAAATGCCACCACTAGCTGTGAGAAGCTGCGCCCGCGCAGCATCCCATCTGTTGAATCCGCTGCGTAATAAGATTGCGAAATCTCCGACCTCGTGCGGAATCTCGTGTATGAGAATAGCAAACGTGGTGAGAGCTCCCAAACGGAAGGATACGAGGAAAGAACCGCCTACAGCCAACCCATGAGTGAAGTTATCTATAATGTTGGCTATCAGATTAAGATAGCCAGTTATATGCTTGGACTTTTGTTTTACAATAGTCTGTTCATCGTTAGAAGCTTTGTCCGCTTTGTCTTGTTTTAAATAACCTTTCGACAACTCGGTTGAAAAACCATTAGCGTTCTTCGcaaatttctttaaacaatCTTTTGCCTCGTCTAGCGGCAAACCTTTCAGGGTATTCGACAACTCGTTGCACATTAATACCGGCTTAATGCCGTTGCTAACGAAACCGTTCTTACGGTTATCTTTGAAATCATTTGTTAGTTCGGAGTATCCGGTTTTCTTTTCTAAGAAGGGCCGCAACTGTaagaataatttgaaatacttGTATTAGTACGGTGTTCAAGAACGATATATTTCATTCATACATTATTTTAGAATCGATGAATCACCTCGTTAATGGCTTTCGAAAATTCGTTGGGAAGTCGCTTTGAAAACCCGTTTTTCGGATTGCTTCCGATCAAATTAATACAGTTGTTATTCTCCATTTCCTTCTCAGTTTCAGTGCTAGTTTTTTCGCACAGTTCCGTGTTATTTATGGACGTATGCTCGATTTCAGCTTCTTGCTCGAAAGCAAACAGTTTCTCCACTATGACGAATACCAAGAAGCCTCCTAGTACCCATAGACCGCACGCCATCGACGGATGTCCATCGTTCGCTGCTGAAACAAAATGACGTAACTTGCACAGATACCTGTAAAGCGATTCTAGATCTTAGAGAGGACGACACCGAGTCATCTGTAAGAGAAAAAGATGGCCAAGGTAACTGAGAAATTGTAGGTAGACTAGAAACGAGCCAGTTTCATTTAGGAGAGGACAGCTGGCAATTGAAATCCGCAACTGAAATACAATAGGGTTTGAGAATGCCGTTTGAATCGCTCATAAAGCAGTCAACGGAGGTGAAGGATCGCCTCGAGTCATGCTTAGCATAGATCTAATATGATGAATTGCAGTCTGAGGCCAAAGTGGTccgtaatttaaatatatgatcttcgattgaaatttgtattgcTGCTTATTCAATACGAGTCGTATTGTAAAACCAGAAATACACTATCACAAAAATGGCGAAACAAAAGAGGAGATTCGTCTATTTTTAGCAGGAATCATCTCGAAATCTTTAATGCATCTTTCGTGTTATACGATACAGCAAATTTTTGCAGAGGAAAGATCGATAAAACCAACTGTCAAGTCCGTGTGTCTGTGCATGCGaattgcatatatgtatatatatatatatatatatgtactttacGATTAAACGACATAGCGAGATCAGTCGAGTTTCACGCTCGATGCATGGATGTtgcgtcgatcgatcgattctttAACGACCTCGACTTAATCTTTGACACTAttctcgtatattttttttgaaACTTCTTCCTTTTATCTAACGCTACCACCACACGATAAACTCGTGGGTCTTCCCGAATAGATTCGTTCAAGGCTGTTACCCCTTGTAACTTTCTCATTACACAACACTATAGTACACATTGTGCATTAGGTAATGTTTCTTCAATGACGTATAAACAACTAAATTAGATCACTCTAGAAACGTCGTCATTCTTTGTACGTTAACGATAAGTTTCGCGTGCGATGGTGTAGATTTCGTAGCAATTCGAATTTGCCGTATAGTCGAACATGTTCGAAAGATTGCacgttcgatcgaataaaaagTTCGAGAAAGTTTTAGGGCGAAGGTGGGGATAGaaaatatacgttattctCGTTTCGAACGCTTCATATTCGATTCTGACAACTTTCAGGATTCTCCGAACTCGAGGAATGAAAAAGGATAGAGGAGAATTTTGTTGCAAGTTTGTTCGTGCGAGCTTCGTGATTGGTTCGCTCGTTATCTCGTATGAATCGCCAAAGCAAGAACGAGCCACCGGTTGACGATAGTTTTTTATTATCTGCCAAGACTGCAGCTGGCACCACTgattcttttcatttcctttctgTAGTATTTTCGTACCTTTGTTCAAAGAGCTGTTCGCCCATGTTTCCGGTAGCAGATGCAGGAAGACGTCGCCCAGAAGGCCACCGACTGCGAAGCTCAGCAATACTTTCAGTGTATTAGCACTGTCTGTAACATAAACAAGGTCGGCGTTCTTAAAGAAGCTTCTAGAAAAAGAAGCAACAtttacgaattatttttata
Above is a genomic segment from Bombus pascuorum chromosome 9, iyBomPasc1.1, whole genome shotgun sequence containing:
- the LOC132910514 gene encoding nucleotide exchange factor Sil1, which produces MRMQSNMIIPTCLLLLPVVLGVLEKNATKFVPTREWQTVKKGTPVPPGLHVRHNFQTGVTEAKLMDNNDIEEEDSNKNLSSMNTNSLVLHPENTILEEKDHVPTEKTDLFNYSIKELKDRLKKMKQEGEDFPEIDIEHSKKIRQKFRDYEALKKEFKSFEINITVSDSDLLSSYIKKFQTYKKRVTMGILTTAEIERILDILYNLEYLLHHIDNAKAFADMEGMNKIISPCLNGTNNEIKIEALRLLGAAVQSNPKVQLKALENDLVQKLLHILSTSSKTDLRSRCLFALGALIRQFPIAQKVWVDHGGIEIFGQILVDGQLQVQMKVMKLINDLIVERQHIEYITDVTQQELRVKAYSAADIERKLLKYSYCDRLSNLMITSFKIDLSDLLRTNYEFLKTISDSMITAAPICIDKWRIHKDEFLPIIQHILDLHHDLNVLIGMLQTLETTHDEL
- the LOC132910517 gene encoding nucleoplasmin-like protein isoform X1, with protein sequence MAEEYLYGITLEGLNSSEVWDPEHKNDDADGTNQHFGADQKLIIKMALLGPEAKPGELNVLQVEAMGLKGPIKTPIALLEMGKTAQIILDLSFPDPPVTFTLVKGSGPVHIVGHNLLGTHMEEFDDMDDEMEEENIDDDDDDKEPEDEEDDEDEPKKKNAKLTTAAKYKNQANKNKKK
- the LOC132910517 gene encoding nucleoplasmin-like protein isoform X2 is translated as MAEEYLYGITLEGLNSSEVWDPEHKNDDADGTNQHFGADQKLIIKMALLGPEAKPGELNVLQVEAMGLKGPIKTPIALLEMGKTAQIILDLSFPDPPVTFTLVKGSGPVHIVGHNLLGTHMEEFDDMDDEMEEENIDDDDDDKALQKKRKHSAEGKKNGTKRAKMDEAVDK
- the LOC132910515 gene encoding zinc transporter ZIP13 homolog, with amino-acid sequence MAADMCMQQNCTYSIGFLYEMITEEMWTPWKATMEYFDYTPWLFSLLGSTLIGLTGIFPLFIIPIEEGANLKNGDSANTLKVLLSFAVGGLLGDVFLHLLPETWANSSLNKAANDGHPSMACGLWVLGGFLVFVIVEKLFAFEQEAEIEHTSINNTELCEKTSTETEKEMENNNCINLIGSNPKNGFSKRLPNEFSKAINELRPFLEKKTGYSELTNDFKDNRKNGFVSNGIKPVLMCNELSNTLKGLPLDEAKDCLKKFAKNANGFSTELSKGYLKQDKADKASNDEQTIVKQKSKHITGYLNLIANIIDNFTHGLAVGGSFLVSFRLGALTTFAILIHEIPHEVGDFAILLRSGFNRWDAARAQLLTASGGIFGAMTAIIFSGGEVGAKTGWILPFTAGGFLHISMVTILPELLKETTSPKESLKQIVALLFGIAIMAFLTIFFD